In Thalassospira sp. TSL5-1, one DNA window encodes the following:
- a CDS encoding copper resistance system multicopper oxidase encodes MNIKNSWGTLMAALAVVVLSLPAQAKPYELSVDYVDIETNGTKTAGIGYNGSSPGPTLRFREGEEAEIRVTNNLDETTSIHWHGLILPYQMDGVPGISFPGIKPGESFTYRFPVQQNGTYWFHSHSGFQEPDGAYGAIIIEPKSRDPFRYDREYVVVLKDKHPHSGARIMRNLKMMPDYYNRQQRTLGTFIDDATQNGLSATLSERRDWGSMRMMPTDIEDVQGFTGLINGMSPKQNWTGIFTPDERVRLRFINASAMTYFDVRIPGLQMTVVQADGNNVQPVTVDEFRIAVAETYDVIVQPTEDRAYAIMADSMGRSGYAFASLAPRKGMRAEMPEPRTKSPLLTMSDMGMDHANMAGMAHDMTDMTGMTSMPSSHGMAGMDHSKMDHAAMNMDTETADPFFAPGSGLTPKAANGGKFLSYADLKAQKPRYPERPAMREIELRLTGNMERYVWSINGIKYEDADPIRLQYGERVRFTYINETMMAHPMHLHGMWSILDNGSGKWNPVKHTINVNPGTTVSFETEVDEPGEWAFHCHLSYHMASGMFRKVIVKGGPQAALTSNAKEN; translated from the coding sequence ATGAACATCAAAAATTCGTGGGGCACCCTTATGGCTGCCCTTGCCGTTGTTGTGCTGTCTTTGCCGGCACAGGCCAAACCCTATGAACTGAGCGTCGATTACGTAGACATCGAAACCAACGGAACCAAAACAGCCGGTATTGGCTATAACGGATCATCCCCCGGTCCAACCCTGCGTTTTCGTGAAGGCGAAGAAGCAGAAATCAGGGTAACAAACAATCTTGATGAAACAACATCCATCCACTGGCACGGCCTGATCCTGCCCTATCAGATGGATGGCGTTCCCGGTATCAGCTTTCCCGGTATCAAACCGGGCGAAAGCTTTACCTACCGGTTTCCGGTTCAGCAAAACGGCACCTACTGGTTTCACAGCCACTCCGGTTTTCAGGAGCCCGACGGTGCCTATGGTGCCATCATCATTGAACCCAAAAGCCGCGACCCGTTTCGCTATGACCGCGAATATGTCGTGGTGCTGAAGGATAAACACCCCCATTCCGGGGCGCGTATCATGCGCAATTTAAAAATGATGCCCGATTATTACAATCGCCAGCAGCGCACCCTTGGCACCTTTATCGATGATGCCACCCAAAACGGGCTTTCTGCCACGCTGTCCGAACGCAGGGACTGGGGTAGTATGCGGATGATGCCAACCGATATCGAAGATGTCCAAGGCTTTACCGGCCTGATCAATGGCATGTCCCCCAAACAGAACTGGACCGGTATTTTCACCCCCGACGAACGTGTGCGCCTGCGTTTCATCAACGCATCGGCAATGACCTATTTTGATGTTCGTATTCCGGGCCTTCAAATGACAGTGGTTCAGGCCGACGGCAACAATGTGCAACCTGTTACCGTTGATGAGTTTCGCATCGCGGTTGCGGAAACCTATGACGTGATCGTGCAACCGACAGAAGACCGGGCCTATGCGATCATGGCTGACTCTATGGGGCGTTCGGGTTATGCCTTTGCCTCGCTCGCCCCGCGCAAGGGCATGCGGGCTGAAATGCCCGAACCGCGCACCAAAAGCCCGTTACTGACCATGTCGGACATGGGCATGGACCACGCCAATATGGCCGGTATGGCCCATGACATGACGGACATGACGGGAATGACAAGCATGCCATCATCGCATGGCATGGCAGGCATGGATCACAGCAAAATGGACCATGCCGCAATGAATATGGACACCGAAACCGCCGACCCGTTTTTTGCTCCGGGCAGCGGTCTGACCCCCAAAGCGGCCAATGGCGGCAAGTTCCTGTCTTATGCCGATCTGAAAGCACAAAAGCCACGTTACCCGGAACGCCCGGCAATGCGGGAAATTGAGTTGCGCCTGACCGGGAACATGGAACGTTATGTCTGGTCGATTAACGGCATCAAATACGAGGATGCCGACCCGATCCGATTGCAATACGGCGAACGGGTGCGCTTCACCTATATCAACGAAACCATGATGGCCCATCCCATGCATCTGCATGGCATGTGGTCGATACTTGATAACGGCAGCGGCAAATGGAACCCGGTAAAACACACCATCAATGTCAATCCGGGCACCACGGTTTCATTTGAAACCGAAGTCGACGAACCCGGCGAATGGGCCTTTCACTGCCATCTCAGCTATCACATGGCATCTGGCATGTTCCGCAAGGTCATTGTCAAAGGCGGGCCACAAGCAGCCCTGACATCCAATGCCAAGGAGAACTGA
- the ahcY gene encoding adenosylhomocysteinase translates to MSNFTDYKVADISLADWGRKEIAIAETEMPGLMALRDEFGTSKPLAGARIAGCLHMTIQTAVLMETLIALGATVRWSSCNIFSTQDQAAAAMAAAEIPTFAWKGETEEEFWWCIEQTIEGPDGWKPNLILDDGGDLTQLIHEKYPELLADIKGLSEETTTGVHRLYEMAKKGTLKVPAINVNDSVTKSKFDNLYGCRESLVDGIKRATDVMVAGKIAVVAGYGDVGKGSAASLRSQGARVLVTEIDPICALQAAMEGYEVTTMEDAAPFGDIFVTTTGNIDIITLDHMRAMKDRAIVCNIGHFDSEIQINSLRNYKWHNVKPQVDEVEFPDGKRLIVLAEGRLVNLGCATGHPSFVMSASFTNQVLAQIELWKNHANYENQVYVLPKHLDEKVAALHLERLGVKLTKLSAEQAEYIAVPQAGPFKPDHYRY, encoded by the coding sequence ATGTCGAACTTTACCGATTACAAGGTCGCAGACATTTCCCTGGCCGATTGGGGCCGCAAGGAAATTGCGATTGCCGAAACCGAAATGCCGGGCCTGATGGCGCTGCGCGACGAATTTGGCACCAGCAAGCCGCTGGCTGGCGCCCGCATCGCGGGCTGCCTGCACATGACCATTCAGACCGCCGTTCTGATGGAAACCCTGATTGCATTGGGTGCCACCGTTCGCTGGTCGTCCTGCAACATCTTCTCGACCCAGGATCAGGCTGCTGCTGCGATGGCGGCTGCTGAAATCCCGACTTTCGCCTGGAAAGGTGAAACCGAGGAAGAATTCTGGTGGTGCATCGAGCAGACCATCGAAGGGCCGGACGGCTGGAAGCCGAACCTGATTTTGGATGATGGCGGCGATTTGACCCAGCTGATCCACGAAAAATACCCGGAACTGCTGGCCGACATTAAAGGTCTGTCGGAAGAAACCACCACTGGTGTGCACCGCCTGTATGAAATGGCGAAAAAAGGTACGCTCAAGGTTCCGGCCATCAATGTGAACGATTCGGTTACCAAATCGAAATTCGATAACCTCTATGGCTGCCGCGAAAGCCTGGTTGACGGTATCAAACGTGCTACTGACGTGATGGTTGCCGGTAAAATCGCCGTTGTTGCCGGTTATGGCGATGTGGGTAAAGGTTCGGCTGCGTCGCTGCGCAGCCAGGGTGCCCGTGTTCTGGTTACCGAAATTGACCCGATCTGTGCGCTTCAGGCCGCAATGGAAGGTTATGAAGTGACCACGATGGAAGATGCCGCCCCGTTTGGCGACATTTTCGTCACCACCACTGGTAACATCGACATCATCACGCTCGACCATATGCGGGCGATGAAGGACCGGGCGATTGTTTGTAATATCGGCCACTTTGATTCTGAAATTCAGATCAATTCGCTGCGCAATTACAAATGGCACAATGTTAAGCCGCAGGTTGACGAAGTCGAATTCCCCGATGGCAAACGCCTGATCGTTCTGGCCGAAGGCCGCCTTGTTAACCTTGGTTGTGCAACGGGTCATCCCAGCTTCGTGATGTCGGCCTCCTTCACCAACCAGGTGCTGGCACAGATCGAACTGTGGAAAAACCACGCCAATTACGAAAATCAGGTTTATGTCCTGCCCAAACACCTTGATGAAAAGGTTGCAGCCCTGCACCTTGAACGCCTTGGTGTGAAACTGACCAAACTGTCTGCTGAACAGGCCGAATACATTGCCGTGCCGCAGGCTGGTCCGTTCAAGCCGGATCATTACCGTTACTAA
- a CDS encoding cupredoxin domain-containing protein, whose amino-acid sequence MPAFKSSFAHILSLAVLSIGVTFLAPVAAYADAGHKNGMHATDIGAPGIPADAKKTIEIIMQDNFFEPEKIVVQGGETVRFVIRNEGEFVHEFNIGTIAMHAAHQKEMEMMVEHGVLEADKINMQAMNMDMGNGMSMKHDDPNSVLIEPGKTAEIIWKFPENADLEFACNIPGHYQSGMMGQVKFQ is encoded by the coding sequence ATGCCCGCTTTTAAATCATCCTTCGCCCACATTCTGTCTCTGGCCGTACTTTCCATCGGAGTCACATTTCTGGCACCGGTCGCAGCCTATGCGGATGCCGGCCATAAAAATGGCATGCACGCTACCGATATCGGTGCACCCGGAATTCCTGCCGATGCGAAAAAAACGATCGAGATCATCATGCAGGATAACTTTTTCGAGCCGGAAAAAATTGTTGTGCAGGGGGGTGAAACGGTTCGCTTTGTCATCCGCAACGAGGGTGAATTCGTTCATGAATTCAACATCGGCACTATTGCCATGCATGCGGCCCATCAAAAAGAAATGGAAATGATGGTCGAGCACGGGGTGCTTGAGGCCGATAAAATAAACATGCAGGCCATGAATATGGACATGGGCAACGGCATGTCCATGAAACATGACGACCCAAATAGTGTGCTGATCGAACCGGGTAAAACTGCCGAAATCATCTGGAAATTCCCTGAAAATGCCGACCTGGAGTTTGCCTGCAACATTCCGGGCCATTACCAGTCCGGCATGATGGGCCAGGTCAAGTTTCAGTAA
- a CDS encoding 5-carboxymethyl-2-hydroxymuconate Delta-isomerase produces the protein MPQIEIEYSADLPVADALPDLALAIHRALAPIADTEIANFKTRLSPLSGLLIGDGTAQNAMVHVDVRLLSGRTDAVKQAVGQKVQELLLAHLKDRVGGFSVQFTTEIHDLDRANYHKAVV, from the coding sequence ATGCCCCAAATCGAAATCGAATATTCCGCCGATTTGCCTGTTGCTGATGCACTGCCGGATCTGGCCTTGGCAATACACCGCGCCCTGGCACCGATTGCCGATACCGAAATTGCCAACTTCAAAACCCGTCTCTCGCCGTTATCAGGGCTGCTTATTGGCGATGGCACGGCGCAAAACGCGATGGTGCATGTGGATGTGCGCCTGCTTTCGGGCCGCACGGACGCGGTAAAACAGGCCGTCGGGCAAAAGGTCCAGGAATTGCTTTTGGCCCATCTCAAGGACCGGGTTGGCGGCTTTTCGGTTCAGTTCACCACCGAAATTCATGATCTTGATCGCGCCAATTATCACAAGGCGGTTGTTTGA
- a CDS encoding copper resistance protein B yields MMKKSNAISVSIGLACSLIAAPTMAMDGSLYYGLQVEQLEYRYGDENEKSAAWDGDVFVGTDELKLRWQSKGERDLSDESFETLENQLALQTPITDFFDARAGVRADTPTGPDRWYGIVGISGLAPQWFELDADFFLSETGDSSARLDIKYEGLLTNRLILTPSLETDIAFSDDQEIGTGQGISKVELGLRLSYDLIDRAVSPYIGISHERKFGKTARFARDEGGDRDTTYIVIGTRLMY; encoded by the coding sequence ATGATGAAAAAATCTAACGCAATTTCAGTTTCAATTGGTTTGGCCTGTAGCCTTATCGCGGCACCGACAATGGCAATGGACGGAAGCCTCTATTATGGCCTGCAGGTCGAACAACTCGAATATCGTTATGGCGACGAAAATGAAAAAAGCGCCGCATGGGACGGAGATGTCTTTGTCGGGACGGATGAATTAAAGCTGCGCTGGCAAAGCAAAGGCGAACGTGACCTGAGCGATGAAAGTTTTGAAACACTGGAAAACCAGTTGGCCCTGCAAACTCCGATCACAGACTTTTTTGATGCCAGGGCTGGTGTCCGGGCGGATACCCCGACGGGCCCCGATCGCTGGTATGGCATCGTTGGCATTAGCGGCCTGGCACCGCAATGGTTTGAACTGGATGCCGATTTCTTTCTTAGCGAGACCGGCGATAGCAGCGCCAGACTGGATATAAAATATGAAGGCCTGCTGACCAATCGCCTGATCCTGACACCGTCACTGGAAACCGACATTGCCTTTTCCGATGATCAGGAAATTGGCACCGGACAGGGCATTTCAAAGGTCGAACTTGGCTTGCGGCTCAGTTACGACCTGATTGACCGCGCCGTTTCGCCCTATATCGGCATCAGTCATGAACGCAAATTTGGCAAAACCGCCCGTTTCGCGCGCGACGAAGGGGGCGATCGAGACACCACCTATATCGTGATCGGCACACGCCTCATGTATTGA